From Actinosynnema mirum DSM 43827, a single genomic window includes:
- the shbA gene encoding RNA polymerase sigma factor ShbA, with protein MAEAELGDLVDHALAGRPRAVDQLLTRVQPLVLRYCRARVGMRERTLVSAEDIAQEVCLAVVAALGRYRYEPTSFLAFVYGIAAHKVADARRRAVRSRSEVVPELPDTPALEDGPEQRAVNGELIGHITRMLGKLPARQREILVLRVAVGLTAEETAAAVGSTPGAVRVAQHRALTRMREMAAAVDRVDRSAS; from the coding sequence CTGGCCGAGGCCGAGCTGGGCGACCTGGTCGACCACGCGCTGGCGGGCAGGCCGCGCGCGGTCGACCAGCTGCTGACGCGGGTCCAGCCGCTGGTGCTGCGCTACTGCCGGGCCAGGGTCGGGATGCGCGAGCGCACCCTGGTCTCGGCCGAGGACATCGCGCAGGAGGTGTGCCTGGCCGTGGTCGCCGCGCTGGGCCGCTACCGCTACGAGCCGACCTCGTTCCTGGCGTTCGTCTACGGCATCGCCGCGCACAAGGTCGCCGACGCGCGCAGGCGGGCGGTGCGCAGCCGCTCCGAGGTCGTGCCCGAACTGCCGGACACCCCGGCGCTGGAGGACGGGCCCGAGCAGCGCGCGGTCAACGGCGAGCTGATCGGCCACATCACCCGGATGCTCGGCAAGCTGCCCGCCAGGCAGCGGGAGATCCTGGTGCTGCGGGTCGCGGTCGGCCTCACCGCCGAGGAGACCGCCGCCGCCGTCGGCTCCACGCCCGGCGCGGTCCGCGTCGCCCAGCACCGGGCGCTGACCAGGATGCGGGAAATGGCCGCCGCGGTCGACCGGGTGGACCGCTCCGCCTCCTAG
- a CDS encoding M23 family metallopeptidase has protein sequence MARHTHAPGRTAFTAPPKAPAPGRRGSHRAEDDRSPLRGRVTAAAVVAGAIATGSGFFTAVGTSAIPLAAGGDLAGALLVPSEGAPAQASGALLTVHEVNPGLESAKLVRGEGMVALQQVDRVVQQASADYAVKQEELRKQQEAEAAEKARKEAEEAAKRPKVVKPAQGSFTSGFGARWGTTHYGIDIANSIGTPIVSAMDGTVIEAGSASGFGLWVRVQHDDGTVTVYGHVDTIVAYAGTRVSAGQQIATMGNRGQSTGPHLHFEVWLNGGQKIDPVGWLAQRGIAL, from the coding sequence TTGGCCCGCCACACGCACGCCCCCGGTCGCACCGCCTTCACGGCACCGCCGAAGGCTCCCGCGCCCGGTCGTCGCGGCTCGCACCGCGCGGAGGACGACAGGTCCCCGCTGCGTGGCCGGGTCACCGCCGCAGCCGTCGTCGCGGGCGCCATCGCGACCGGCTCGGGCTTCTTCACCGCGGTCGGCACCAGCGCCATCCCGCTCGCCGCCGGGGGAGACCTGGCGGGCGCGCTGCTGGTTCCGAGCGAGGGGGCGCCCGCGCAGGCGTCCGGCGCGCTCCTGACCGTGCACGAGGTGAACCCCGGCCTGGAGTCCGCGAAGCTCGTGCGCGGCGAGGGCATGGTGGCGCTCCAGCAGGTCGACCGCGTGGTGCAGCAGGCGAGCGCCGACTACGCGGTGAAGCAGGAGGAGCTGCGCAAGCAGCAGGAGGCCGAGGCCGCCGAGAAGGCGCGCAAGGAGGCCGAGGAGGCGGCGAAGCGGCCGAAGGTCGTGAAGCCCGCGCAGGGCTCCTTCACGTCCGGCTTCGGCGCCCGCTGGGGCACCACGCACTACGGCATCGACATCGCGAACTCGATCGGCACCCCGATCGTGTCGGCGATGGACGGCACCGTGATCGAGGCGGGCTCCGCGTCGGGCTTCGGCCTGTGGGTGCGCGTGCAGCACGACGACGGCACGGTGACCGTGTACGGGCACGTGGACACGATCGTGGCCTACGCGGGCACCAGGGTGTCGGCGGGCCAGCAGATCGCCACCATGGGCAACCGCGGTCAGTCCACCGGCCCGCACCTGCACTTCGAGGTGTGGCTCAACGGCGGCCAGAAGATCGACCCGGTCGGGTGGCTGGCTCAGCGCGGGATCGCGCTCTGA
- a CDS encoding transglycosylase domain-containing protein, translated as MFAARATGLLKMVGLCLTAGVLVAAVLFPVVGGLGLASNRAADTVDQTSGELTKAELPLVTTIQDKDGQPIAYLYDQYRIPVAFEDIADTMKAAIIAIEDRRFFEHQGVDWQGIMRAAAKAGVEGETSQGASTLTQQYVKNYLAFVVGKGSDEAYEKATAATMARKLSEARIAMQLEQKMTKEEILTAYLNVVPFGNGTYGVGAAAQTYFNTTADKLTVPQAALLAGLVNRPSALNPEAGADAAMERRNTVIDYMRDNGAFGEDTTRADQLTEEYKAAPIGVVEDLKLLPMGCVGAGDGPIYGSFCRYLIDYLLEHGLTEDDLRRGGLTIRSTMDAKATVAVKEAAEGQVSKTTPGVANAMAVVEPGKDKHRVRALAANRDFGNNAEAGQSAYSLPAEVTRFGAGSIYKVFTAAAAMEQGKTGIDRSVPIPNLYTSRVYRDGNKGYTVKNYSNGADTSMTLTKALATSPNTGFIILQEQAGLNNVVDMAYRLGLREGMQGVNLAGDPLKEDKSNGPSQGEAVKQGNMGSFTLGAGPTSVLELANVSATIVSEGTWCPPTPIEQVLDRNGNPVQLQEAACEQAVSPELAAALAQGMSHDTLPGGTAAGAASRAGWNRPTIGKTGTTENYWSVGFMGATMQYAGAALTFTDGAAPQVLCGNPVRLCGHGRDGLTGGEVAAPTWFNAMNKIHEGLPAVPLPPATKYR; from the coding sequence GTGTTCGCCGCACGTGCGACAGGTCTGCTCAAGATGGTGGGGTTGTGCCTCACGGCGGGGGTTCTCGTCGCCGCCGTGCTCTTCCCCGTCGTCGGTGGTCTGGGGTTGGCCTCCAACCGCGCCGCCGACACCGTCGACCAGACCTCTGGCGAGCTGACCAAGGCCGAGCTGCCTCTGGTCACCACCATCCAGGACAAGGATGGGCAGCCCATCGCCTACCTGTACGACCAGTACCGCATCCCGGTGGCGTTCGAGGACATCGCCGACACGATGAAGGCCGCGATCATCGCGATCGAGGACCGCAGGTTCTTCGAGCACCAGGGCGTCGACTGGCAGGGCATCATGCGCGCCGCCGCGAAGGCGGGCGTCGAGGGTGAGACCTCCCAGGGCGCGTCCACGCTCACCCAGCAGTACGTGAAGAACTACCTCGCGTTCGTGGTGGGCAAGGGCTCCGATGAGGCGTACGAGAAGGCGACGGCTGCCACGATGGCGCGCAAGCTGAGCGAGGCGCGCATCGCCATGCAGCTCGAGCAGAAGATGACGAAGGAGGAGATCCTCACCGCATACCTGAACGTCGTGCCGTTCGGCAACGGCACCTACGGCGTCGGCGCCGCGGCGCAGACGTACTTCAACACCACGGCCGACAAGCTGACCGTCCCGCAGGCCGCCCTGCTGGCGGGCCTGGTCAACCGGCCGAGCGCGCTGAACCCGGAGGCCGGCGCGGACGCCGCCATGGAGCGGCGCAACACGGTCATCGACTACATGCGCGACAACGGCGCGTTCGGCGAGGACACCACGCGGGCCGACCAGCTGACCGAGGAGTACAAGGCCGCGCCCATCGGCGTGGTCGAGGACCTCAAGCTGCTGCCCATGGGGTGCGTCGGCGCGGGCGACGGGCCGATCTACGGCTCGTTCTGCCGCTACCTGATCGACTACCTGCTGGAGCACGGCCTGACCGAGGACGACCTGCGCAGGGGCGGCCTCACCATCAGGTCGACGATGGACGCGAAGGCGACGGTGGCCGTCAAGGAGGCCGCCGAGGGCCAGGTCTCCAAGACCACCCCCGGTGTCGCCAACGCGATGGCCGTGGTGGAGCCGGGCAAGGACAAGCACCGCGTCCGCGCGCTGGCCGCCAACCGGGACTTCGGCAACAACGCCGAGGCCGGGCAGAGCGCTTACTCGCTGCCCGCCGAGGTGACCAGGTTCGGCGCGGGCTCGATCTACAAGGTGTTCACCGCCGCGGCGGCGATGGAGCAGGGCAAGACCGGCATCGACCGGTCGGTCCCGATCCCGAACCTCTACACGTCGCGGGTCTACCGGGACGGCAACAAGGGGTACACCGTCAAGAACTACTCCAACGGCGCCGACACCAGCATGACCCTCACCAAGGCGCTGGCCACCTCGCCCAACACCGGTTTCATCATCCTGCAGGAGCAGGCGGGGCTGAACAACGTCGTGGACATGGCCTACCGGCTGGGTCTGCGCGAGGGGATGCAGGGCGTCAACCTGGCGGGTGACCCGCTCAAGGAGGACAAGTCCAACGGTCCGTCGCAGGGCGAGGCCGTGAAGCAGGGCAACATGGGGTCGTTCACCCTCGGCGCGGGTCCGACGAGCGTGCTGGAGCTGGCGAACGTGTCGGCGACGATCGTGAGCGAGGGCACCTGGTGCCCGCCGACCCCGATCGAGCAGGTCCTGGACCGCAACGGCAACCCGGTCCAGCTCCAGGAGGCGGCCTGCGAGCAGGCCGTGTCCCCGGAGCTGGCGGCGGCGCTGGCCCAGGGCATGAGCCACGACACCCTCCCCGGCGGCACCGCGGCGGGCGCGGCGTCCAGGGCGGGCTGGAACCGGCCGACCATCGGCAAGACCGGCACCACCGAGAACTACTGGTCGGTGGGCTTCATGGGCGCCACGATGCAGTACGCGGGCGCGGCCCTGACCTTCACCGACGGCGCGGCTCCGCAGGTCCTCTGCGGCAACCCGGTCCGGCTGTGCGGGCACGGGCGGGACGGTCTGACCGGTGGTGAGGTCGCGGCCCCGACGTGGTTCAACGCGATGAACAAGATCCACGAGGGGCTGCCCGCCGTTCCGCTGCCCCCGGCGACCAAGTACCGGTAG
- a CDS encoding LLM class F420-dependent oxidoreductase — MGRWGVTLPLTGVPIPDHRALVAELTALGYTDVWSAETSGSDAFTPLALAAQWSPEVRLGTAIAPVYTRGPALLAMSAATLAEVSGGRFVLGIGSSSPAIVTRWNGAEFAEPYARTRDTLRFLRAALAGEKVTREYPTFSVSGFRLEKAPEHHVPIVLAALRPGMLRLAAREADGAITNWLAAEDVPRVREALGPDKELAARIFVCPTEDADAARALGRALICAYLTVPAYAAFHDWLGRGEALTPMREAWAAGRRTEANALVPDEVVDALVVHGSPERCRSEIAQYAANGVDTPIIGLLPTGEDQLDLARRLAPGVG; from the coding sequence GTGGGTCGTTGGGGTGTCACGCTGCCGCTCACCGGGGTCCCCATCCCGGACCACCGCGCCCTCGTCGCCGAGCTCACCGCCCTCGGCTACACCGACGTCTGGTCCGCCGAGACCTCCGGCTCCGACGCGTTCACCCCGCTCGCCCTCGCCGCCCAGTGGTCCCCCGAGGTCCGCCTCGGCACCGCCATCGCGCCCGTCTACACCCGAGGCCCGGCGCTGCTCGCCATGTCGGCCGCCACGCTCGCCGAGGTCTCCGGCGGGCGGTTCGTGCTCGGGATCGGGTCCTCCTCGCCCGCCATCGTCACCCGGTGGAACGGCGCCGAGTTCGCCGAGCCGTACGCCCGCACCCGCGACACCCTCCGGTTCCTGCGCGCCGCGCTCGCGGGGGAGAAGGTCACCCGCGAGTACCCCACGTTCAGCGTCAGCGGCTTCCGGCTTGAGAAAGCGCCCGAGCACCACGTGCCGATCGTGCTCGCGGCGCTGCGGCCGGGGATGCTCCGCCTCGCCGCGCGGGAGGCCGACGGGGCCATCACCAACTGGCTCGCCGCCGAGGACGTCCCGCGCGTGCGCGAGGCCCTCGGCCCCGACAAGGAGCTGGCCGCCCGCATCTTCGTCTGCCCCACCGAGGACGCCGACGCCGCCCGCGCCCTCGGCCGCGCCCTGATCTGCGCCTACCTGACCGTCCCCGCCTACGCCGCCTTCCACGACTGGCTCGGGCGCGGCGAGGCCCTCACCCCCATGCGCGAGGCGTGGGCGGCGGGCAGGCGCACGGAGGCCAACGCGCTCGTGCCCGACGAGGTCGTCGACGCGCTCGTCGTGCACGGCAGCCCCGAGCGGTGCCGCAGCGAAATCGCCCAGTACGCCGCCAACGGCGTCGACACCCCGATCATCGGCCTCCTGCCCACGGGCGAGGACCAGCTCGACCTGGCGCGTCGGCTGGCCCCCGGCGTCGGCTGA
- a CDS encoding PfkB family carbohydrate kinase — MSDEAPSFDVLLSGTVFLDIIFTGLPRPPAPGTEVWADGLGSCPGGIANLAVALRRLELRTGLSAAFGEDVYADFCWEVLAEQEKVDLGHCRRFYGWHTPVTVSMAMDHDRSMVTHGHQPPVTADELLDPPPSTRACFVHLQAEDEAWVRKAKEGGALLFADIGWDRTEAWAPDLLTRLDGYDAFLPNSVEAMSYTRSSTPELAAERLAELVPVVVVTRGGGGAVAVDSATGERADVPGLSVAALDPTGAGDVFGAGFVLGTLEGWPLAQRVRFANLCAALSTQHFGGSLSAPGWADIAMWWRTVRRRARDERELREYGFLEDVLPQHGVDEVRRASATIRLAPK, encoded by the coding sequence ATGAGCGACGAGGCGCCGTCCTTCGACGTGCTGCTGTCCGGGACGGTGTTCCTGGACATCATCTTCACCGGCCTGCCCCGCCCGCCCGCGCCCGGCACCGAGGTGTGGGCGGACGGGCTGGGCTCCTGCCCCGGCGGCATCGCCAACCTGGCCGTGGCCCTGCGCAGGCTGGAGCTGCGCACCGGGCTGTCGGCGGCGTTCGGCGAGGACGTCTACGCCGACTTCTGCTGGGAGGTGCTGGCCGAGCAGGAGAAGGTGGACCTGGGGCACTGCCGCCGGTTCTACGGCTGGCACACCCCGGTCACCGTCTCCATGGCGATGGACCACGACCGGAGCATGGTCACCCACGGCCACCAGCCGCCCGTCACCGCCGACGAGCTGCTCGACCCGCCGCCGTCGACCCGCGCGTGCTTCGTGCACCTGCAGGCCGAGGACGAGGCGTGGGTGCGCAAGGCCAAGGAGGGCGGGGCGCTGCTGTTCGCCGACATCGGCTGGGACCGCACCGAGGCGTGGGCGCCCGACCTGCTGACCAGGCTCGACGGGTACGACGCGTTCCTGCCGAACTCGGTCGAGGCGATGAGCTACACCCGCTCGTCCACGCCGGAGCTGGCCGCCGAGCGGCTGGCCGAGCTGGTGCCGGTGGTCGTGGTGACCAGGGGCGGCGGGGGAGCGGTCGCGGTCGACTCGGCCACCGGGGAGCGGGCGGACGTGCCGGGGCTGAGCGTGGCGGCGCTGGACCCGACCGGGGCCGGGGACGTGTTCGGCGCCGGGTTCGTGCTGGGCACCCTGGAGGGCTGGCCGCTGGCGCAGCGGGTGCGGTTCGCGAACCTGTGCGCGGCGCTGTCCACGCAGCACTTCGGCGGGTCGCTGTCGGCCCCCGGCTGGGCGGACATCGCGATGTGGTGGCGGACGGTGCGGCGGCGGGCGCGCGACGAGCGGGAGCTGCGCGAGTACGGGTTCCTGGAGGACGTGCTGCCGCAGCACGGCGTGGACGAGGTGCGGCGGGCCAGCGCGACGATCCGGCTGGCGCCCAAGTAG